A window of Trichomycterus rosablanca isolate fTriRos1 chromosome 5, fTriRos1.hap1, whole genome shotgun sequence contains these coding sequences:
- the si:ch73-109d9.2 gene encoding zinc finger protein 25, which translates to MSEMIVTFQTQLSGVMETVFKAAIFEITRLVEVSFLDEVSRSREQVESLKKKLQWSESREKGRCDCSSAKTPKTHVQKRDSPTQTGEEMTQYLKEERVQKSWGNCRAEEKISCTVMAETDDASTTANVAEQQTVQEEGKLECTLKAEAVQTAIGTERQDEWKLSTEVPESSVSSAHDKTYSEQVLQQIQDEWSSGLDNATKADPEPDMNNIQGLLYRNRYNLEDLGSYGNHELNMEEMDGLAEANRRAGEVLGFGGMAGTSRSDASTSEECRRRARNKRDKKVLPHLHDNPGTAAIDCMIINEEGFLQDVNSLPQAASVHAADSQVHPMYNKDNSFYSSDAFIQSLDLNNRCAEIMVDAEQGALSCTQCMITFSDQASLKAHMNAHRQRIPTTPYTCNQCGKKFPQACNLKVHQRVHQREGLHMCSHCAKGFSSFADLRRHRCSQGGEKPYSCSLCGNNFRRLWNLKLHRRIHTQEKPHRCNMCDKSFTRADILKIHQRTHTGERPYSCKICGLTFKRLDHLRSHQRKHTV; encoded by the exons ATGTCCGAGATGATCGTGACCTTTCAGACCCAGCTCTCCGGGGTGATGGAGACCGTCTTTAAAGCCGCTATATTCGAGATTACCAGGCTGGTGGAGGTCAGTTTTCTGGATGAAGTGTCCCGCAGTCGTGAGCAGGTTGAGTCTCTGAAGAAGAAGCTGCAGTGGTCCGAGAGCAGAGAAAAGGGAAGATGTGATTGTTCCAGTGCCAAAACCCCTAAGACACACGTCCAGAAGAGAGATTCACCCACCCAAACAG GTGAAGAAATGACTCAGTATCTGAAAGAGGAACGTGTGCAGAAGAGCTGGGGGAACTGCAGAGCTGAGGAGAAGATCTCATGTACGGTCATGGCTGAAACAGACGATGCATCCACAACCGCTAACGTCGCAGAG CAGCAGACAGTCCAGGAGGAAGGGAAGCTGGAGTGCACGCTTAAAGCCGAGGCTGTCCAGACTGCCATCGGTACCGAGCGGCAAGACGAGTGGAAACTGAGCACCGAAG TTCCAGAGAGCTCGGTCAGCTCCGCTCACGATAAAACCTACAGCGAGCAGGTGCTGCAGCAGATTCAGGACGAGTGGAGCTCTGGGCTGGATAACGCGACAAAAGCCGACCCCGAGCCGGACATGAACAACATCCAGGGTCTGCTGTACAGAAATCGATATAACTTGGAGGATTTGGGAAGTTATGGCAACCATGAACTGAATATGGAAGAAATGGATGGCTTGGCAGAAGCAAATCGGAGAGCCGGAGAGGTTTTGGGATTCGGCGGGATGGCGGGAACGTCGCGATCTGACGCGAGCACGTCGGAGGAGTGCAGGAGACGCGCCAGAAATAAACGAGATAAAAAGGTTTTGCCGCATTTACACGACAATCCGGGTACAGCCGCGATCGACTGCATGATAATTAATGAGGAAGGATTCCTGCAGGACGTGAACAGTCTCCCCCAGGCTGCGAGTGTCCACGCTGCGGACTCGCAAGTTCATCCCATGTATAATAAAGACAACAGCTTCTACAGCAGCGACGCTTTCATCCAGTCGTTAGACCTGAACAACAGATGTGCAGAAATCATGGTGGACGCGGAACAGGGAGCTCTCAGTTGCACCCAGTGTATGATCACGTTCTCAGACCAGGCTTCCCTAAAAGCTCACATGAACGCCCACAGGCAGCGCATCCCGACCACCCCCTACACGTGCAACCAGTGCGGGAAGAAGTTCCCCCAAGCCTGCAACCTGAAGGTCCACCAGCGCGTCCACCAGAGAGAAGGTCTGCACATGTGCAGCCACTGCGCCAAGGGCTTCTCGTCCTTCGCCGACCTGCGCCGGCACCGCTGCAGCCAGGGCGGAGAAAAGCCCTACAGCTGCTCGCTGTGCGGGAACAATTTCAGGCGCCTGTGGAACCTCAAGCTGCACCGGCGCATCCACACGCAGGAGAAGCCGCACCGCTGCAACATGTGCGACAAGAGCTTCACCCGAGCCGACATCCTGAAGATCCACCAGCGCACTCACACCGGAGAAAGGCCGTACAGCTGCAAGATCTGCGGACTCACGTTCAAGCGCCTCGACCATCTCAGATCTCACCAGCGCAAACACACCGTCTGA
- the LOC134314651 gene encoding ubiquitin carboxyl-terminal hydrolase 17-like protein 6: MYLNKPLKFDIDAAHRCQKCRKIQPGINNVTLGQNPKVLVFKLFSDDCEPNKHVEYPEKLDIRPFMCQCSGRRDIYELYGIVACSAPNSQHPQHCYSYIKAGDGQWYELNDTSVTASDKSSALSQLVYMLFYIS; encoded by the exons ATGTACCTGAATAAACCCCTGAAATTCGACATTGATGCCGCCCACAGATGTCAAAA ATGCAGGAAAATCCAACCCGGGATCAATAATGTTACACTTGGCCAAAACCCAAAGGTGCTGGTTTTTAAGCTGTTCTCAGATGATTGTGAACCAAACAAG CATGTGGAGTATCCGGAGAAGCTGGACATCAGACCATTCATGTGTCAGTGCAGTGGGAGGAGAGATATCTACGAGCTTTATGGCATCGTGGCTTGTTCTGCTCCTAACTCACAGCACCCACAGCACTGTTACAGCTACATCAAG GCCGGTGATGGACAGTGGTACGAGCTGAACGATACATCAGTGACGGCCAGTGATAAAAGTTCAGCACTGAGCCAACTGGTCTACATGCTGTTCTACATCAG CTAA
- the LOC134315313 gene encoding gastrula zinc finger protein XlCGF8.2DB encodes MHIMKDVHLDHEANKQKPSCETTCQVWEACDFASVLAQSALGVPAYNTLHKASRKVLEKKTECSECGRILSNPSSLENHMRLHRGERPYTCSQCGKAFPSVRGLNRHVKVHAEEKGYKCEVCGRSFVYQFTLTKHKLIHSGDRPFPCKVCGKKFLAKADRATHMRMHTGEKPFFCNQCGKTFKHRVALNMHMQGHRGEKRYVCPHCEKGFVDLGNFKRHKRIHTGEKPFECKECAKRFTQSAHLKKHVNTQHLAQKQNQNGSTAGDCHGPGSSGQIVENSFVMQNQLLSLDSGEPVEKDNVLDACP; translated from the coding sequence ATGCATATAATGAAGGATGTGCACCTAGACCACGAGGCGAACAAGCAAAAACCGAGTTGTGAGACAACCTGCCAAGTTTGGGAGGCCTGTGATTTTGCCAGCGTGTTAGCACAGTCGGCTTTGGGCGTCCCTGCGTATAATACACTGCACAAAGCGTCACGAAAAGTGTTAGAGAAGAAGACCGAATGCTCCGAATGTGGCAGAATTCTCAGCAATCCGTCGTCACTGGAGAACCACATGAGGCTGCACAGAGGCGAGCGGCCGTACACCTGCTCCCAGTGTGGAAAAGCCTTCCCGAGCGTCCGAGGCCTCAACCGGCATGTCAAAGTCCACGCCGAGGAGAAGGGCTACAAGTGTGAGGTGTGCGGCAGGAGTTTCGTTTACCAGTTCACCCTGACCAAACACAAGCTCATTCACTCTGGAGACAGACCCTTCCCCTGTAAGGTGTGCGGGAAGAAGTTCCTGGCCAAGGCCGACCGCGCGACTCACATGCGAATGCACACGGGAGAGAAACCCTTCTTCTGTAATCAGTGTGGGAAGACGTTCAAGCACAGAGTGGCGCTGAACATGCACATGCAGGGACATCGGGGCGAAAAGCGATACGTCTGCCCGCACTGTGAGAAAGGCTTCGTGGATCTGGGTAACTTCAAGAGACATAAACGTATCCACACCGGGGAGAAACCGTTCGAATGCAAAGAGTGCGCAAAGCGTTTCACTCAGTCGGCGCACCTCAAGAAACACGTCAACACGCAACACTTGGCTCAGAAACAAAATCAGAATGGATCTACAGCCGGTGACTGTCATGGTCCAGGCTCCAGTGGGCAAATAGTGGAGAATTCGTTTGTGATGCAGAACCAGTTACTGTCATTAGATTCGGGGGAACCCGTGGAAAAAGATAACGTCTTAGATGCTTGTCCATAG